One genomic region from Rhizobiaceae bacterium encodes:
- a CDS encoding CocE/NonD family hydrolase, which yields MTAGAVADMIVELDVPIRMNDGLELRADVFRPRTKGPVPVIMTLGPYGKGVPYQEGYAPQWKWLADKHPDMLPGSTRSFEAWETPDPEVWSKYGYAYVRVDSRGAGRSPGMLDLWSPRENKDYALAIDWAGTQYWSNGKVGLLGVSYYAINQWSAAALQPKHLAAIVPWEGCNDHYRELARHGGIMSNAFLDAWYPRQVIKLQHGNPDGPMDPRLNERATGPEALSEAELLANRKDLRDAIRENEYMHDYYRDRTPDFSKITVPVLSAANWGGAALHQRGNIEGYLQAASKQKWLEIHPGRHEEWFYLEYGLWLQKYFLDHFLKGEDNGWDKEPPVWLHIRRPFTEESELRKENEWPLARTEWTKIFLDCSSQELDRTAKTAPGQFSFEAMKETVTLMSPPLEEELEITGPLAAKLYVSSSTTDADLFLTFQAWSPEGEEVEYQGALDPHTPLGQGWLRASHRKLDPQHSLPYRPYHSHDERQPLEPGVIYELDIEIWPTCITLPAGYRFSLMISGQDFERPVAKTKNEAWVSRGSGPWLHTDETDRPPSIYGRTTTVHSGPETPSYLLLPIIPANSK from the coding sequence ATGACTGCTGGCGCAGTTGCAGACATGATTGTTGAACTCGACGTTCCGATTAGGATGAACGACGGGCTCGAATTGCGGGCGGATGTCTTTCGTCCGCGCACGAAGGGACCCGTCCCTGTTATCATGACGTTGGGGCCGTACGGCAAAGGCGTCCCCTACCAGGAAGGCTACGCTCCGCAATGGAAGTGGCTCGCTGACAAACATCCGGACATGCTGCCAGGGTCCACGCGCAGTTTTGAAGCGTGGGAGACGCCGGATCCAGAAGTCTGGTCGAAGTATGGCTATGCCTATGTTCGCGTCGATTCCCGCGGCGCGGGCAGGTCTCCCGGCATGCTCGATCTCTGGTCGCCTCGCGAGAACAAGGACTACGCGCTAGCCATTGACTGGGCGGGCACTCAGTACTGGAGCAACGGCAAGGTAGGGCTGCTCGGCGTTTCCTACTATGCCATCAACCAGTGGTCGGCGGCGGCGCTTCAGCCGAAGCATCTCGCGGCCATCGTGCCATGGGAGGGCTGCAACGATCACTACCGTGAGTTGGCGCGCCATGGCGGTATCATGAGCAACGCGTTTCTCGATGCCTGGTATCCGCGCCAGGTCATCAAGTTGCAGCACGGCAATCCCGACGGGCCGATGGATCCAAGGCTCAACGAGCGCGCGACCGGCCCTGAAGCCCTAAGCGAAGCCGAGTTGCTTGCTAACCGCAAGGATCTTCGGGATGCGATTCGCGAAAACGAATACATGCACGACTACTACCGTGATCGCACGCCCGACTTCAGCAAGATCACGGTGCCGGTTCTGAGCGCCGCGAACTGGGGCGGCGCCGCTCTCCACCAGAGAGGCAATATCGAAGGATATCTCCAGGCGGCATCGAAGCAGAAATGGCTGGAAATACATCCGGGGCGCCATGAGGAATGGTTCTACCTCGAATACGGACTGTGGCTGCAGAAGTATTTTCTCGACCACTTCCTGAAGGGCGAAGACAATGGCTGGGACAAGGAGCCGCCGGTCTGGCTCCACATCCGCCGCCCCTTTACCGAAGAATCCGAGCTGAGGAAAGAAAACGAGTGGCCGCTAGCCCGCACTGAGTGGACCAAGATTTTCCTGGACTGCTCTTCGCAGGAGCTCGATCGAACGGCGAAAACTGCCCCGGGGCAGTTTTCATTCGAGGCGATGAAGGAAACGGTTACGCTGATGTCGCCGCCCCTGGAAGAGGAGCTCGAAATCACCGGGCCTCTGGCGGCAAAGCTTTACGTGTCCTCGTCGACGACGGACGCCGACCTGTTTCTGACGTTTCAGGCCTGGTCTCCCGAAGGCGAGGAAGTCGAGTACCAGGGGGCTCTCGACCCGCATACGCCGCTCGGGCAGGGATGGCTGCGCGCTTCGCACCGTAAGCTCGACCCTCAACACTCACTGCCTTACCGGCCCTACCATTCTCATGACGAACGGCAACCGCTTGAGCCGGGAGTGATCTACGAACTGGATATCGAGATATGGCCGACCTGCATCACGCTGCCGGCAGGCTATCGCTTCTCGCTCATGATCTCGGGGCAGGATTTCGAGCGACCCGTCGCCAAGACCAAGAACGAGGCATGGGTCTCCAGAGGGTCGGGACCATGGCTGCACACCGATGAAACCGATCGGCCTCCGAGCATCTACGGGAGGACGACGACGGTCCATTCGGGACCGGAGACGCCATCCTATCTGCTGCTGCCAATCATTCCGGCGAACAGCAAATAG
- a CDS encoding ABC transporter substrate-binding protein, whose protein sequence is MLAPAMNASAQEPLKVGLLTVRSGPLAGTGAQTEAGFKVFLEQRKNIIEGREVQLFVADTTGNPAVARTKTQELIERDGVEVIIGAAFAFEALAIEGLIRQAKVPSLAGAGGEDLTQRKINPWFVRVSSSSAQVAHPFGEYAYKTLGYRKIVTIGDDTAYQHEFFGGFTRTFKEAGGAVIQKIWAPLGSADYAGAIASIDGDADAVVALFTGANALKFLRQYAEYGMKDKMPLLTGAITVDESFLQDVGDNAVGVISAGWYSAAHDSHENRDFVSSVKAATEGVDPGIYAIQAYSAGLALEAALKTLNGQTKDKDAFIKALRSVEIPNDPRGPWKLDDYGNPITNVYIRKVVRKDGRLQSEEIATIPNVSQFWTYDPQEFLKAKIYTRDGQ, encoded by the coding sequence ATGCTCGCGCCAGCAATGAACGCCAGCGCACAGGAACCGCTGAAGGTCGGACTGCTCACCGTCAGGAGCGGGCCGCTGGCGGGTACCGGAGCCCAAACCGAAGCCGGCTTCAAAGTCTTCCTGGAACAGCGCAAGAACATCATCGAAGGACGCGAGGTCCAGCTCTTCGTAGCGGATACCACCGGGAATCCCGCGGTCGCGAGGACGAAGACACAGGAACTCATCGAGCGCGACGGCGTCGAGGTTATCATTGGCGCGGCGTTCGCCTTCGAGGCGCTGGCGATCGAGGGTTTGATTCGGCAGGCCAAGGTTCCGAGCCTTGCGGGAGCCGGCGGCGAGGACCTCACACAGCGGAAGATAAATCCCTGGTTCGTGCGCGTGTCCAGTTCCTCCGCGCAGGTCGCCCATCCCTTCGGAGAATATGCGTACAAGACGCTAGGCTATCGGAAGATCGTGACGATCGGCGACGATACCGCATACCAGCACGAATTCTTCGGAGGGTTCACACGGACCTTCAAGGAAGCGGGCGGCGCGGTCATACAGAAGATCTGGGCTCCACTCGGTTCGGCAGACTATGCGGGCGCGATCGCTTCCATAGACGGGGACGCGGACGCAGTCGTCGCCCTGTTCACCGGGGCGAACGCCCTGAAGTTCCTGCGCCAGTACGCAGAGTACGGTATGAAGGACAAGATGCCGTTGCTGACGGGGGCGATCACTGTGGACGAAAGTTTTCTGCAGGACGTTGGCGACAACGCGGTGGGGGTGATCTCCGCCGGCTGGTATAGCGCGGCGCATGACAGCCACGAGAACCGCGACTTCGTATCCAGCGTGAAGGCTGCCACCGAAGGGGTCGACCCCGGCATCTACGCGATCCAAGCATATTCTGCGGGGCTCGCGCTCGAGGCCGCACTGAAGACGCTGAATGGGCAGACCAAGGACAAGGACGCGTTCATCAAGGCGCTTCGTTCGGTGGAAATTCCCAACGATCCTCGCGGCCCATGGAAGCTCGACGACTACGGTAACCCGATCACCAACGTTTATATACGGAAGGTCGTTCGGAAGGACGGCCGGCTCCAGAGCGAGGAGATCGCGACCATCCCAAATGTCTCGCAGTTCTGGACGTATGACCCGCAGGAGTTCCTGAAAGCGAAGATCTATACGCGCGACGGCCAGTAG
- a CDS encoding ABC transporter ATP-binding protein, whose product MTSSILQTTDLRKSFGGIAATAGVSMSVAPGERRLVIGPNGAGKTTLFNLITGDLKPSAGRIALNGMDITTIAKRKRAHMGLARTYQILHVFPSETIIDHVVLALLGLLPLRWNPFADLRKASAVREEAMEVVRSVGLENVASRRASETSYGERRRLELAMALAQRPRLLLLDEPLAGLSIEERQVVVGVLNAIPREVTIVMIEHDMDVALDFADSITVLNFGEVVVEGTRSEVVSHPRTKEIYFVD is encoded by the coding sequence ATGACATCTTCAATTCTGCAGACCACGGATCTACGAAAATCGTTCGGTGGAATCGCCGCCACGGCAGGCGTGTCCATGAGCGTGGCGCCGGGGGAAAGGCGACTTGTCATCGGGCCCAATGGCGCCGGTAAGACGACGCTTTTCAACCTCATCACTGGAGATCTCAAGCCGTCCGCGGGCCGGATAGCGCTGAACGGCATGGACATCACGACAATCGCCAAGAGGAAGCGTGCCCATATGGGACTGGCGCGCACCTACCAGATACTCCATGTCTTTCCGTCCGAGACGATCATCGATCATGTAGTGCTGGCCTTGCTCGGGCTGCTCCCCTTGCGGTGGAACCCGTTCGCCGATCTGCGTAAGGCGAGCGCGGTCCGCGAGGAGGCGATGGAAGTGGTCAGGAGCGTCGGCCTCGAGAACGTCGCATCGAGACGCGCCAGCGAGACATCCTACGGCGAACGTCGCCGTCTGGAACTAGCCATGGCTCTCGCGCAGCGCCCACGACTGCTGTTGCTGGACGAGCCGCTCGCCGGATTGTCAATCGAGGAAAGGCAGGTCGTTGTCGGTGTGCTGAACGCGATCCCCCGCGAGGTGACAATCGTTATGATCGAACACGACATGGATGTCGCGCTCGACTTCGCGGACTCGATCACGGTCCTGAATTTTGGCGAAGTCGTGGTCGAAGGAACGCGATCGGAGGTCGTGTCGCACCCACGGACAAAGGAGATCTACTTTGTCGACTGA
- a CDS encoding ABC transporter ATP-binding protein, with translation MSTDALVLERVNAHYGDSHVLRDVTFSVRDGSLLALLGRNGAGKTTCLSTIIGFLSPSSGAILMHGVKISSRSPEAIARAGIGIVPQGRRIFRSLSVEENLLVSARGKQGGGEQGWVIEDIFRLFPRLQERRKQSGGALSGGEQQMLAIGRALMTNPKILLLDEPAEGLAPQIVQEVGRIIRNLKERGLTIVLVEQQVSFALAVADEALLLNTGRVVYQGIASELAGQKSLLMQHLAVH, from the coding sequence TTGTCGACTGACGCCCTTGTACTGGAACGGGTCAACGCACATTACGGCGACAGCCATGTCCTGCGCGACGTTACGTTCAGCGTACGCGACGGCTCGCTGTTGGCATTGCTAGGCCGGAATGGAGCTGGAAAAACCACGTGCCTCAGCACCATAATAGGATTTCTGTCACCGAGCAGCGGAGCGATCCTTATGCATGGCGTGAAGATATCCTCGCGCTCTCCCGAGGCCATAGCTCGCGCCGGCATCGGGATTGTTCCCCAGGGACGGCGAATTTTCCGCTCGCTGAGTGTCGAGGAAAACCTTCTGGTGTCAGCGCGCGGAAAGCAGGGGGGAGGCGAACAGGGCTGGGTGATCGAGGATATATTTCGCCTGTTCCCGCGATTGCAGGAGCGTCGCAAGCAGTCCGGCGGCGCTTTGTCTGGAGGAGAGCAGCAGATGCTTGCGATCGGTCGCGCGCTCATGACCAATCCAAAGATATTGCTCCTGGATGAGCCCGCTGAGGGGCTCGCGCCGCAGATCGTTCAGGAGGTCGGCCGGATCATCCGGAACCTGAAGGAGCGTGGCCTGACCATCGTCCTTGTCGAGCAGCAAGTTTCGTTCGCATTGGCGGTTGCCGATGAGGCGCTTCTCCTGAACACCGGACGTGTCGTCTATCAGGGCATAGCCAGCGAGCTCGCAGGACAGAAATCGCTCCTGATGCAGCATCTCGCCGTGCATTGA
- a CDS encoding cyclase family protein produces the protein MMIKIRGIEFQSNTENEMGLEFYNLSHRFGYQSPNWPYFPDVKIERIHYMAKSGVLSQMITTSMPNTTHIDAPAHVVQGTPFINEVPLPHFFGTGIVVSIPKETWEPITYDDLEKAAGKHVRSGNVVIVNTGWHKLYDDNEDYFCYAPGFVSSAADWFIEKKVKVVGHDTQANDHPLATAHRTSPQRPAASALGGRIPDLVRRTRLEGGSSRVGARPSQALQQGNTRHRECRRRPGRRDGKARHLRVLPVELGSR, from the coding sequence ATGATGATCAAAATTCGCGGCATCGAATTTCAATCCAATACCGAAAACGAAATGGGGCTGGAATTTTACAATCTTTCGCACCGTTTCGGCTATCAGTCGCCAAACTGGCCCTACTTTCCGGACGTGAAGATCGAGCGCATTCACTACATGGCGAAATCCGGCGTGCTCTCGCAGATGATCACTACGAGTATGCCCAACACGACGCATATCGACGCCCCGGCCCATGTCGTTCAGGGCACGCCCTTCATCAACGAAGTTCCGCTGCCGCATTTCTTCGGCACCGGGATCGTTGTTTCCATTCCGAAAGAGACGTGGGAACCGATCACCTATGACGATCTTGAAAAGGCCGCGGGCAAGCATGTTCGGTCTGGGAACGTTGTCATCGTCAATACCGGCTGGCACAAGCTGTACGACGACAACGAAGACTATTTTTGCTACGCGCCCGGCTTTGTCTCCTCGGCGGCGGACTGGTTCATCGAAAAGAAGGTGAAAGTCGTCGGTCACGATACGCAGGCAAATGACCACCCGCTCGCCACCGCCCATAGGACCTCACCGCAACGGCCCGCTGCATCCGCACTTGGCGGACGAATACCGGATCTGGTCCGGAGGACGCGACTGGAAGGAGGATCATCCCGAGTGGGAGCCCGTCCATCGCAAGCTCTTCAGCAAGGGAATACTCGGCATCGAGAATGTCGGCGGCGACCTGGACGCCGTGACGGGAAAGCGCGTCACCTTCGCGTTCTTCCCGTGGAACTGGGATCGCGGTGA
- a CDS encoding 3-hydroxyacyl-CoA dehydrogenase family protein: protein MGQENRVAVIGAGLMGHGIALTFARAGFAVATTDPDAEALKNVKSRIFDSLSLLGESDAGIETALRRVTVCPNVAKTVEGASFVFEAAPEKLALKQALFAEIEAFAPADAIFASNTSVIPITAIMHDLRSKDRALGTHWWNPPHIIPLVEVIRTADTDESAMDKMIDFLNQAGKTPVRVGKDVPGFIGNRLQQALWREAISLIERGICDAEAVDTVVKASFGRRLAVLGPLENADLVGCDLTLDIHNTVLADLECRPGPSPLLEEMVRTGRLGMKTGQGFRTWTTAGAKTLKEKVVTHLRALEGILT, encoded by the coding sequence ATGGGACAAGAGAATAGGGTTGCCGTCATTGGGGCCGGCCTGATGGGCCACGGCATCGCACTGACCTTCGCGCGCGCAGGATTTGCGGTCGCTACCACCGACCCTGACGCCGAGGCCCTGAAGAACGTCAAATCGCGCATCTTCGACAGTCTGTCTCTACTCGGCGAGAGCGATGCAGGGATCGAAACTGCGCTGAGGCGCGTAACTGTTTGCCCGAACGTCGCCAAGACAGTCGAGGGGGCCAGCTTCGTTTTCGAAGCCGCTCCCGAAAAGCTTGCTCTCAAGCAGGCGCTGTTTGCGGAGATCGAAGCGTTTGCACCGGCGGATGCCATCTTCGCGTCCAACACCAGCGTCATTCCTATTACCGCCATCATGCACGATCTGCGTAGCAAGGACCGCGCTCTCGGGACCCATTGGTGGAACCCGCCGCACATCATTCCGCTGGTCGAAGTCATCCGGACTGCCGACACCGACGAGTCAGCGATGGACAAGATGATCGATTTCCTGAACCAAGCCGGCAAGACGCCGGTCCGAGTGGGAAAGGATGTCCCGGGGTTCATCGGAAACCGATTGCAGCAGGCTTTGTGGCGGGAAGCCATCAGCCTTATCGAGCGCGGCATATGCGACGCCGAAGCGGTCGATACCGTTGTGAAGGCAAGTTTCGGCCGGCGTCTCGCCGTCCTCGGCCCGCTTGAAAACGCCGACCTCGTCGGATGCGACCTCACGCTCGACATCCACAATACCGTTCTTGCCGATCTCGAGTGTCGGCCCGGCCCGTCGCCACTGCTTGAGGAGATGGTCAGGACAGGACGGCTGGGCATGAAGACAGGCCAAGGCTTCCGCACTTGGACAACTGCGGGGGCAAAGACCCTCAAGGAGAAGGTGGTCACTCATCTTCGCGCGCTTGAAGGCATCCTGACATGA
- a CDS encoding cyclase family protein: MVKIRGIEFEGNLENSMGLEFYNLSHRFGFQNPNWPYFQDTKIERIHYMAKSGVLSQRITTTMHATTHIDAPAHVVQGTPFIDEVPLPHFFGTGIVVSLPKKKWEPITADDLEKACGHAIRRGDVLIINTGWHKQYEDGDYFAYCPGFVASAGEWMVEKGVKVVGHDTQANDHPLATAIGPQRNGPLLPHLEKEYFEWSGGRDWKDDFPDWEPVHNILFRGGILGIENVGGDLDAVTGKRCTFAFFPWNWDRGDGCIIRLVAMTDRTGEYRIEAGASF, encoded by the coding sequence ATGGTGAAGATTCGTGGGATCGAATTCGAAGGTAACCTTGAGAATTCGATGGGACTGGAATTCTACAATTTGAGCCATCGTTTCGGGTTCCAGAACCCAAACTGGCCTTACTTCCAAGACACCAAGATTGAACGCATTCACTACATGGCGAAGTCCGGCGTTTTGAGCCAGCGCATCACCACGACAATGCATGCGACGACGCATATCGATGCGCCGGCGCATGTCGTCCAGGGCACGCCCTTCATCGACGAAGTGCCGCTTCCGCATTTTTTCGGCACCGGCATCGTCGTGTCCCTGCCGAAAAAGAAATGGGAGCCGATCACCGCCGACGATCTCGAGAAGGCCTGCGGCCACGCCATCCGCAGGGGCGACGTGCTGATCATCAATACTGGATGGCACAAACAGTATGAGGATGGCGACTATTTTGCTTACTGCCCCGGCTTCGTGGCGTCCGCGGGCGAGTGGATGGTCGAGAAGGGTGTCAAGGTCGTCGGCCATGACACACAGGCCAACGACCATCCGCTGGCGACCGCCATCGGCCCTCAGCGGAACGGCCCGCTTCTGCCCCATCTGGAAAAGGAATATTTTGAGTGGTCAGGCGGTCGTGACTGGAAGGACGATTTCCCGGACTGGGAGCCGGTTCACAACATCCTGTTTAGGGGCGGGATTCTCGGGATCGAGAATGTCGGCGGCGATTTGGACGCCGTCACGGGCAAACGCTGCACCTTCGCGTTCTTCCCATGGAACTGGGATCGCGGTGATGGCTGCATCATTCGTTTGGTCGCCATGACGGATAGGACTGGCGAATATCGCATTGAGGCGGGCGCCAGCTTTTAG
- a CDS encoding branched-chain amino acid ABC transporter permease produces MIFRIGCLIGLFLLIAVPFVFTATYQVNIAITFLIGSIMALSLNVILGWGGLFSLCHASYLGIAAYSFAILTTTYAQGHFSAALAALAITVVVAGIFGVMALRATGLTFLMITLALGQIVWGLAYRWVSVTNGENGISGSGRNMFLGIDLAEQRSFYFLVLLAFVACFVCLQAFSRSPMGASLRGARDQPRRMTALGFNVGVIQWCAFVLSAFWAGVAGLLYFYHNQFINPYALSISSSAEALLMVIAGGAGTVVGPIVGSFIVVFIKDIVSNYISHWHAFLGFIFILIIVFLPEGIVPGLGRGFGRNRAANAVPK; encoded by the coding sequence ATGATCTTCAGGATAGGTTGTCTCATCGGGCTCTTTCTGCTGATCGCCGTTCCTTTCGTGTTCACGGCCACATATCAGGTGAATATCGCGATCACCTTCCTTATCGGCTCGATCATGGCGCTTAGCCTGAACGTCATCCTGGGCTGGGGCGGGCTTTTCTCCCTGTGCCACGCGTCCTATCTGGGCATTGCGGCGTACAGCTTCGCGATCCTGACCACGACGTATGCGCAAGGTCATTTCAGCGCGGCCCTAGCCGCGCTCGCTATTACGGTCGTAGTCGCGGGGATTTTCGGCGTCATGGCCCTGCGCGCGACGGGCCTCACCTTTCTCATGATCACCTTGGCCTTGGGTCAAATCGTGTGGGGTCTCGCCTATCGATGGGTTTCCGTCACCAATGGGGAAAACGGGATTTCCGGATCAGGGAGGAACATGTTTCTTGGAATCGACCTCGCGGAGCAGCGATCCTTCTACTTCCTGGTGCTGCTGGCCTTCGTCGCGTGCTTCGTCTGCCTTCAGGCCTTCAGCAGATCGCCGATGGGCGCCAGCCTTCGTGGCGCGCGCGATCAACCACGGCGCATGACCGCCCTGGGCTTCAATGTCGGCGTCATCCAATGGTGCGCCTTCGTCCTGTCGGCATTCTGGGCAGGCGTGGCCGGGCTGCTGTATTTCTACCACAACCAGTTCATCAACCCCTACGCGCTGTCGATCTCCAGTTCGGCGGAAGCCCTGCTCATGGTGATCGCCGGAGGCGCCGGCACGGTTGTCGGGCCGATAGTGGGCTCGTTCATCGTCGTGTTCATCAAGGATATCGTGAGCAACTACATCAGCCACTGGCACGCTTTCCTTGGGTTCATCTTCATCCTGATCATCGTTTTCCTGCCGGAAGGCATCGTGCCCGGCCTAGGGCGCGGCTTCGGCCGGAATCGCGCGGCGAACGCAGTGCCGAAATGA
- a CDS encoding 3-keto-5-aminohexanoate cleavage protein, protein MAKRPKTIITCAITGAIHTPTMSDALPYTVDNIAQQAISAAEAGASILHLHARRPENGGVTIDADAFAAFLPRIKQATNAVINISTGGSLKNTIEERIAPALRFSPEMCSLNMGSMNFSFHPLAKRYDTWKFDWEKDYVANSDTYIFRNTFRDIETVAGNLAPYGIKFEHECYDVGHLYNLRFCIDIGLFKAPIFIQFIFGILGGIGPEVDNLVFMKRTADRLFGDDYRWSVLGAGGAQMSLATTGSQMGGNVRVGLEDSLFISRGKLAASNAEQVAKIRRVVEDLGCEVASPEETRELLGLKGVDRVAF, encoded by the coding sequence ATGGCCAAGCGACCCAAGACCATCATCACCTGCGCCATTACCGGCGCGATCCACACGCCGACCATGTCGGATGCACTGCCCTATACTGTCGACAACATCGCCCAACAGGCAATCTCGGCGGCGGAAGCCGGCGCTTCCATTCTCCATTTGCATGCACGACGTCCGGAAAACGGCGGCGTCACTATCGATGCCGATGCCTTCGCGGCCTTTCTGCCGAGGATCAAGCAGGCGACGAACGCTGTCATTAACATCTCGACCGGCGGCAGCCTGAAGAACACGATTGAGGAGCGTATCGCGCCCGCGCTTCGCTTCTCGCCGGAAATGTGCAGCCTCAACATGGGCTCCATGAACTTCTCGTTCCACCCGCTGGCCAAGCGCTACGACACCTGGAAGTTCGACTGGGAGAAGGACTACGTTGCAAATTCCGATACATACATTTTCCGCAATACCTTCCGCGACATCGAGACTGTGGCGGGGAACCTTGCGCCATATGGCATCAAGTTTGAACACGAGTGCTATGACGTCGGGCACCTCTACAATCTGCGCTTCTGCATCGATATCGGACTGTTCAAGGCGCCGATCTTCATCCAGTTCATTTTCGGCATCTTGGGCGGCATTGGTCCGGAGGTCGACAATCTGGTCTTCATGAAGCGGACGGCCGACCGGCTGTTCGGCGACGATTATCGCTGGTCGGTTCTTGGAGCGGGCGGAGCGCAGATGAGCCTCGCAACCACTGGCAGCCAGATGGGCGGCAATGTTCGCGTAGGCCTCGAAGACAGCCTGTTCATCAGCCGCGGTAAGCTGGCGGCGTCCAATGCCGAACAGGTCGCGAAGATTCGCCGGGTCGTCGAGGATCTCGGTTGCGAGGTTGCAAGCCCGGAAGAAACCCGTGAGCTCCTGGGCCTGAAGGGGGTGGATCGCGTCGCCTTCTGA
- a CDS encoding IclR family transcriptional regulator, with protein sequence MAKHSSGAQTREPAPVAVSAGSGARRGSIQVIARAASILRALKHTSNGMSLGQIATHVHLPRSTVQRIVDSLLEEGLVMSAGPVGGFRLGPEIQSLARFGKIDVVEAVRPLIVALSQQTGETVDLSVLRSRQMLFLDQISGTHRLRAVSAIGDVFPLTVSSNGKSCLALLDDEAAETLIRAELADTKGKTGSRTVSDVLAELAEIRRTGIAFNLDEHTIGISAVGIGFIDTAGARYSISVPIPSARFSSAKAGVIARLLRIRAELGLRPHEEASHERPFFGDRLAHCDG encoded by the coding sequence ATGGCGAAACATTCTTCTGGTGCGCAAACACGGGAGCCTGCGCCGGTAGCCGTCTCGGCAGGTAGCGGTGCCAGGCGCGGCAGCATCCAGGTCATCGCTCGCGCGGCTTCGATACTGCGAGCCCTCAAGCACACCAGCAACGGGATGAGTCTCGGCCAGATCGCAACTCATGTTCACCTTCCGCGCTCGACGGTCCAACGCATCGTAGATTCCCTGTTGGAGGAAGGTCTCGTGATGTCGGCCGGGCCGGTCGGCGGCTTTCGATTAGGTCCCGAGATCCAGTCGCTTGCCCGTTTCGGGAAGATCGACGTCGTCGAGGCGGTTCGACCGCTAATCGTCGCGCTGTCTCAACAGACCGGAGAGACCGTCGATCTCTCCGTCCTGCGCAGCAGGCAGATGCTGTTTCTCGATCAAATCTCCGGTACGCATCGGCTCCGGGCGGTCTCCGCGATTGGCGACGTCTTTCCACTTACGGTCAGCTCAAACGGAAAGTCCTGTCTCGCCCTTCTAGACGACGAGGCGGCAGAGACGCTGATCAGGGCGGAACTTGCCGATACGAAAGGCAAAACCGGGTCAAGAACCGTGAGCGACGTTCTGGCGGAACTCGCCGAAATAAGACGGACGGGTATCGCGTTCAACCTCGATGAGCACACAATTGGCATCAGCGCTGTCGGTATAGGCTTCATCGACACTGCGGGCGCGCGCTACTCGATTTCTGTACCCATCCCCTCGGCGCGATTTTCCAGCGCGAAGGCAGGTGTGATCGCGCGGCTGCTGCGGATCCGCGCGGAATTGGGGTTGCGCCCTCATGAAGAGGCGTCACATGAGCGACCGTTTTTTGGAGATCGACTGGCGCATTGTGATGGCTGA
- a CDS encoding branched-chain amino acid ABC transporter permease translates to MFWVVQSLTSIAFGSLLFVAASGFALIFGLMKIPNLAHGSFFLLGAYVGLSAIQAGVPFWLACAVTGITVGVVGGVIERLLLRRLNGQEMAQVLATLGVAFIISELCLYIWSGNPLSVAAPSSLRGAVTVASVTFPLYRVVLIPIALAVAIGLWFTIERTRLGSRIRAGVDDLEMARGLGVPGSLIFTFVFVLGAALAGIGGLLAAPILSIYPGLDMEMLPLALIIVILGGSGSLLGALLGSYGVGFIYVFSQALIPDLAYVLLFVPMIVVLLLRPQGMFGRVS, encoded by the coding sequence ATGTTTTGGGTCGTACAATCTCTGACTTCCATTGCGTTCGGAAGCCTGCTCTTCGTTGCAGCTTCGGGCTTCGCGCTGATCTTCGGACTCATGAAGATCCCGAACTTGGCGCATGGCTCCTTCTTCCTGCTGGGCGCCTATGTCGGTCTCTCTGCGATACAGGCGGGAGTTCCCTTCTGGCTCGCCTGCGCGGTTACGGGCATCACTGTCGGCGTTGTGGGGGGCGTTATCGAACGCTTACTCTTGCGGCGTCTCAACGGACAGGAAATGGCGCAGGTTCTGGCGACGCTTGGCGTCGCGTTCATCATTTCTGAGCTATGCCTCTATATCTGGTCGGGAAATCCGTTGTCCGTGGCTGCGCCCTCCAGCCTGCGCGGAGCGGTGACGGTCGCGAGCGTAACGTTCCCGCTGTACCGTGTGGTGCTGATCCCGATAGCCCTGGCCGTCGCCATAGGCCTCTGGTTCACGATTGAGCGAACCAGACTGGGATCGCGCATAAGGGCAGGTGTCGACGACCTCGAAATGGCGAGAGGCCTCGGCGTACCCGGCTCGCTGATCTTCACGTTCGTATTTGTGCTGGGCGCGGCGCTGGCCGGCATTGGCGGCCTGCTGGCAGCGCCGATCCTTTCGATCTATCCCGGCCTAGACATGGAAATGCTACCGCTGGCGCTCATCATCGTTATCCTCGGTGGAAGCGGAAGCCTCCTGGGCGCTCTCCTAGGCAGCTACGGCGTTGGCTTCATTTACGTCTTCTCGCAGGCACTGATACCCGATCTGGCCTACGTCCTTCTGTTCGTTCCCATGATCGTCGTGCTTCTGCTTAGGCCTCAGGGCATGTTCGGGAGGGTTTCATGA